Sequence from the Drosophila subpulchrella strain 33 F10 #4 breed RU33 chromosome 3R, RU_Dsub_v1.1 Primary Assembly, whole genome shotgun sequence genome:
GCCAATGACAGAGCGGGCTCATCGATAGCACCATCCTTCTGCAAAGCAATCAAAAACTCGTCCTTCATATCGAACGTGGTTCCCTTAAGCTCCGATTCTATGGCCTCGCGCTCCGCTTTAATAGTCTCAACGTCGTCCATCAGCTTCTTGAGACGCTGCACGCTGGAGCAGTTGGGATCTACACTGCCACTGGCTGAGGGAAGGGACTGCTGGATTTGATCGGGTGGCAAGGACAGCAGTTGGATGCCCTTTTGGTTGGCCTCGAACTTCTGGCGAACCACCTTGTCGGCTTCAATGGCATTGGTGATGACCTCGCGGTATTTCTTGGCGTTGGTGCGGAACATCTCGGCCAACTTTTCGGAGCTTAAGCGAGTCCAACGCTCCTTGAACTGTGCCCGCAACTGGTTATCAGAGTCGCGTTCTTCGTCCAAAAGCCTTTCGGTCTCGTCTAGGATCTCGCGGTTGCGGTTCAGTAGCTCGGGAAGATCCTTCAGCAGCGTCTGTATGTTTTCAATGCCTCCCTTTTGGCGAACTTCCACGGCCTTTTCCTTTAGCGACGGTGGAAGCCCACTGTTGCCATCGGCTGTCTCAACGGCAGCTGGAAGATTCAAGCTTGCCAGGACAGCGTTCAGAGTTTGGGTGGACTCGCGTAGCTTCATGATCTCAACATTGACGATCTCATTGCGACGCATATCGGAGGCGGTGAGAGCGCGATGAAGCTCCACCGGCACCAGGCCAGTAAAGATGTCCTTGAAGTTTCCGGCCATGGGCACACCGATGGGCAGTGGCTTGGCCAACTGTGCCTTTCCCGGGGAGGCCAAAGTGCTCAGATCTGGAATAATTTCGTTGTAGATGAACTCGTTGTCCTTGGTGGACTCGGCCAGATTGCGCTTGGCGCGGCTAAAGTATTCATCCAAGTAGGTCTCGTTTCCGCCACGGGACTGAGCCGCCTTGAAAAGATCGATGGCGTTGCGCAAGCGGGCGATCTCCTCGCCAATCTTCTTGGAGGCGCGGCACACGAGACTCTGGTACAACTGGGTGAGGGCATGGAAGCCAGCCTGCTTTCCAGCCACTGTGGGTATCCACTCCTTCTCCCACAGACTGCGCACAGACTCCTTTTGCATGGCACGAAGCACATCGGCATAGAACTCCTCCGCCTGACAGCACAGCTTGGCGATGATCTGGTCCTTCATGTTATCTGTTGGGGTATGAATAGATTATCTTGTTAGTCTTAGCAGTGGCATATCTCTTCTGATTATACTTCAACTAGTGATTAGTGACTTTATAGTTCTCTGACATGTATGATTCATGCCCTATTTGGTTATCAtataaaaatttgatgtaTGTATAGGGTAATGAACCCTCAACATATAAACAGCGTTTTGTTGATAATCTACATTTTTTGGTTAACCTTTtattatttaacaaattattgatatatggttcattgataagaaaaaaagataatactaaaaataataattagcGGTTTTTTGAAATGCTTGTGTATATATACAACTTATTAGGCAACGTGCTCTCCAAAGATGCTTGTAGCTGATAAAATAGTTATATCGCCCAAAGTAAATAGAAAACCTTAGCTCATAGATAAGCATTTGGATAGTATTAGTACTACATACCTTTAATGGCCTTCAGGATGAACACCTCCTGGGCCTGGGCGACCATCAGAGCTTGCAGTACGGTCAGCGTATCTTGGCTGAGATCGGGCGTGGGCTCAGAGGGCACCGCCGCTGGAGTGGCTCCCTTCAAGTATTGAAAGATGCCGGCACTCTGCTGTAGCAACTTGATGGCCAATTTGAGGCCCTCATCCGAATCCAACTGCTGGTTGGCAGCGATGCTGCTCTGCAGGGCGGCAATGTTGAAGAGGACACATACCTTCTCGTAGAGCAAGGAGGTGTGGGCTGTTGGGGATCGTAAATACATAAGTTAGATTGTGAAATAAGTGGCACATGGATGAATCACTCACTCAGGCTGATCTTGCCCCCGAAAATGGAGCCCTTGTCGAAGGCATCCTTCCACTTGAAGGGTATCTGCAGTTCGCTAACCGATATCTTGGTTTCCAGCGCGCAGATCTGGTCATAATAGCTGGAAATACAAAGAGGGGCTCAATAAATAGAGGCAATATTATCCATTGGTAAACGACTACGTCATCCGAGAGCTTGTTTACGTCTGACCGCCGCACCAATACAGTAGCACCAGGtaaaatggaatggaatgggtGTGATTAGCTCCTACTTTTCAGCGGGTGACTCATCTGGACTTCCCCGAAAAAAGGCCACAAAGACTGGTTAAGTACTCACGCATAAACAATCTCCAGTGAAGCCTCGTACTTCTCGAAGAATTTCCAAATCGCCGTATTGCGTTGTTTCGAAAATTCGGATACGGCCTCTGCATATTTTCCCTTCTCCTCCTCCGTAGCCCCGTTGTAGGTGCTCTGGATGAGGTTGTTCAGCGGCTTGACCACGTCCACCTCCGACGGCTTCTTCAGCGGCACGCCCAGAAACTTCGACATCTTTTCCTGTTCTGCGGAGTTTGTCTTTTGTCCGATTCTGATTCAGATTCTGATTTCCAAGTGATATTAATTAAACGTCTGTCGCTCTTTTCGAACTCCGCTTTGGGCTCTCTTTCTCCTCCAACAGCTGGCCTAGGGATGACAAGCCATCGATTGTATTATCGATAGCATTCAGTACCGGGTATTGGAACCTCGAGCAGttccaatttaaattaattttgaaaatatatatttttaagaacaaacCATTCTCAATATAAATACAGcgacttttaaaaatgttgccaaGAAAAATAtcacaataaaaacatttatttttaaaaaaaatatcgatagctaaatattttttcaccTCCCTTCTCTAGACTTTCTATTTTCTGATTGCGTTGTTGTCGAGAAAACTCAGCGAAATTATTGGTTTTCCTGCACAATTCACCGTTACGAAGAGCACACTTGGTAGAGAATTCCGCCTCTGACAAGGATTCGCACGTGAGTTGAGATAAGGGGTCTCCAGCCTAGCTATTCCCCCGGTGACACCATCTAGAATCCCATTCCATCCCGTTCCCCcagaagaagcagcagcagcagcagtagcgAGGCAGAAAATCGAAGAGACCCCGCGATGGCCGAAGTGGAGAAACCGACGGTGGTGGCCACGCCCCCGACCGACATCCCCCAGGCCGCCACGCCCCCAGCGGCCGGTGAGGCGGCGGCTGAGACGCCCACAACGGAGGCCACCGGTGATGTGGAGCCGGGAACCTCGCCCACCCAGGAGCCCAACTCCAATTCGCATCCTCACGACTCGGAGTACGACACTGCCAGCGATCTGGAGGGCGGTGAGGATTACGACGACGAGGAGAGTGCCAGCGGGAGCGCCAGTGGCAGTGGAAGCGAGGAGGAGTCGGAAACCGAtgacgaggacgaggaggtGGGCAGCGAAACGGATGACGGCGAGGGGGAGCAAGCCATGGACCGCTCTGTCGCCGACAGCGAGGCCCAGAAAAAGGTGGACGAGGACCGCAGCAATCCCCAGTACATCCCCAAGCGGGGTACCTTCTACGAGCACGACGACCGAACGGCGGAGAACGAGGGCGAAGTGCTCATCGAGCCGGAGAACGGTGCTGGCCAGGCGCCGGTGGAACCCAATGGCGAACTCAATGGGTTGGCGGCGGCGGGAGCCACACCCACTGGCCAAACGCCACAGATCTCACAGGCATCAAAGACTATGCGCAAGTGGCAGCCGGCGTCGGGTGGGGATCGCTGGTCCCACGATCGCTTTGAGGCCACGGAGCAGGCGCCCAAATCCCGGGCCGAGCTGCTGCAGACGTACGGCTACGATATAAGGAACGAGGATGCGCCGCCTCGCGCCAGACGTCGCCGGCGATATACACGTGGTCCGAGTAAATACTCAAGGAACTGGGAGGATGAACAGGCCTACCTCAAGGCCAGCAACAAGGAGCGCAAGCCACCAAGGCCACA
This genomic interval carries:
- the LOC119554194 gene encoding programmed cell death 6-interacting protein → MSKFLGVPLKKPSEVDVVKPLNNLIQSTYNGATEEEKGKYAEAVSEFSKQRNTAIWKFFEKYEASLEIVYAYYDQICALETKISVSELQIPFKWKDAFDKGSIFGGKISLTHTSLLYEKVCVLFNIAALQSSIAANQQLDSDEGLKLAIKLLQQSAGIFQYLKGATPAAVPSEPTPDLSQDTLTVLQALMVAQAQEVFILKAIKDNMKDQIIAKLCCQAEEFYADVLRAMQKESVRSLWEKEWIPTVAGKQAGFHALTQLYQSLVCRASKKIGEEIARLRNAIDLFKAAQSRGGNETYLDEYFSRAKRNLAESTKDNEFIYNEIIPDLSTLASPGKAQLAKPLPIGVPMAGNFKDIFTGLVPVELHRALTASDMRRNEIVNVEIMKLRESTQTLNAVLASLNLPAAVETADGNSGLPPSLKEKAVEVRQKGGIENIQTLLKDLPELLNRNREILDETERLLDEERDSDNQLRAQFKERWTRLSSEKLAEMFRTNAKKYREVITNAIEADKVVRQKFEANQKGIQLLSLPPDQIQQSLPSASGSVDPNCSSVQRLKKLMDDVETIKAEREAIESELKGTTFDMKDEFLIALQKDGAIDEPALSLARIGQVLNPLQQQVRESVERQQTLVADIQSAHGDFVAETGSCGSSRDTLYQELASAYDSYIELSGNLQEGTKFYNDLTQLLVVFQNKISDYVFARKTEKEELLKDLTTESSRQACPATPALPSHYASTSGSGSDIPPGSAPGAPPMASTANIPYPAQVQGMPVPYGAQPGVPYPAYVPAPMPQSFNPYGTLPYPGTYQYQGFPQGPPPGHYGTYPGSYANQQGGYPNQKPPGW